Proteins from a genomic interval of Choristoneura fumiferana chromosome 12, NRCan_CFum_1, whole genome shotgun sequence:
- the LOC141433473 gene encoding cuticle protein 19-like — MIYSYGDQDRPRYAFNYGVADHTTGDVKSQHESRDGDVVKGQYSLVEPDGSVRTVDYTADPVHGFNAVVSKSAPNLHAPPPPQPHSIPQVPIVQYVEKPVPVPVYTKQIYASPAPFLYAKAGQQFPLPQQFPVPDYDGFDPDDYQFYPNQFY; from the exons ATGATCTACTCGTATGGTGAT cAAGACCGCCCTAGGTATGCTTTCAACTACGGAGTTGCAGACCACACCACCGGGGACGTGAAATCGCAGCACGAATCGAGAGACGGTGATGTTGTTAAAG GTCAATATTCTTTAGTAGAGCCGGACGGCTCAGTTCGTACAGTGGACTACACGGCCGACCCTGTCCACGGGTTCAATGCAGTCGTATCAAAGTCCGCACCAAACCTCCACGCCCCACCACCACCTCAACCGCATTCAATACCCCAAGTACCCATTGTACAATATGTGGAGAAGCCTGTACCAGTCCCAGTATATACGAAGCAGATTTACGCATCGCCGGCGCCTTTCC TGTACGCCAAGGCCGGCCAACAATTTCCATTACCGCAGCAGTTCCCGGTTCCAGACTACGATGGGTTCGATCCCGACGACTACCAATTTTATCCCAACCAGTTCTATtag